One genomic window of Diospyros lotus cultivar Yz01 chromosome 8, ASM1463336v1, whole genome shotgun sequence includes the following:
- the LOC127808338 gene encoding uncharacterized protein LOC127808338 isoform X2 produces the protein MKAVVQRVASASVEVEGRIVSEIGPGLLVLVGLHDSDIESDADYICRKVLNMRLFPNEKTGKNWDQNVMQRNYSVLLVSQFTLYGILKGNKPDFHVAMSPDRAKPFYASLVDKFRTSYNPNAVKDGIFGAMMKVNLVNDGPVTMQLDSSQPTNSKTANGAVE, from the exons ATGAAAGCCGTAGTTCAGCGAGTCGCCTCTGCCAGCGTTGAG GTGGAGGGTCGTATCGTGTCGGAGATCGGACCGGGCCTCCTCGTCCTTGTTGGACTTCACGACTCGGACATTGAATCCGATGCTGACTACATTTGTCGAAAAGTGTTGAACATGAGATTGTTCCCAAATGAGAAAACTGGAAAAAATTGGGACCAAAAT GTAATGCAGAGGAATTATAGTGTTCTACTAG TGAGTCAGTTTACATTGTATGGGATTTTGAAGGGTAACAAGCCAGATTTTCATGTGGCAATGTCACCAGACAGAGCAAAGCCCTTTTATGCTTCTTTAGTTGATAAGTTCCGGACATCCTACAACCCTAATGCAGTAAAAG ATGGTATATTTGGAGCAATGATGAAG GTCAATTTGGTTAATGATGGTCCAGTCACAATGCAGCTTGACTCATCCCAACCCACCAACTCCAA GACTGCAAATGGTGCTGTTGAATAA
- the LOC127807301 gene encoding GDSL esterase/lipase At5g45950: MVRVVMILLMAAILAIIMPVFAQGFNIHQLRQMVAKTNSSCLLVFGDSSVDPGNNNHLPLAPKSNFPPYGKDLFTGRRPTGRFTNGRLATDFIAEAFGYVNVIQAFLDPTIKEEALLHGVSFASAGSGYDELTTNLSKALPIWKQMEYFRHYKIHLSREVGEMKAEEIIRNAILIVSMGTNDFLQNYYIDPTRSQHFTVKQYQNYLISRMLRFVKTMHEMGARRVAIVGVPPFGCMPIVKTLKDESKCDDEYNKVAFSFNSKIKQKLAVLNASLAMQTAYIDIYRVIASAIHSPKKYGFEETSKGCCGSGLIEFGDTCKGMSTCADPTKYVFWDAIHPTQKMYEFIAIEALKSLAASMN; this comes from the exons ATGGTGAGGGTGGTGATGATTCTGCTTATGGCTGCAATATTAGCCATAATAATGCCAGTGTTTGCACAGGGCTTCAACATTCATCAGCTAAGGCAAATGGTAGCCAAAACCAATAGCTCTTGTTTGTTGGTGTTTGGAGATTCAAGTGTTGACCCTGGCAACAACAACCATCTTCCACTGGCCCCTAAAAGCAATTTCCCACCTTATGGGAAGGATTTGTTCACCGGCCGCCGCCCAACTGGAAGGTTCACTAATGGAAGGCTTGCCACTGACTTCATTG CGGAAGCATTTGGCTACGTGAACGTAATCCAAGCATTTCTTGATCCAACCATAAAGGAGGAAGCTTTATTACACGGTGTTAGTTTTGCATCAGCTGGCTCTGGCTACGACGAGCTAACCACCAACTTATCG AAGGCGTTGCCTATATGGAAACAAATGGAGTATTTCAGGCATTATAAGATTCACCTGAGTCGAGAAGTAGGAGAGATGAAGGCTGAAGAAATCATCAGAAATGCCATACTTATAGTAAGCATGGGCACAAATGATTTCCTCCAAAACTACTACATTGACCCCACTCGTTCTCAGCACTTCACTGTCAAGCAATACCAGAATTACTTGATCTCTCGCATGCTTCGTTTTGTTAaa ACAATGCATGAGATGGGAGCAAGAAGAGTGGCAATTGTGGGGGTTCCCCCTTTTGGATGCATGCCCATAGTGAAGACACTCAAGGACGAATCCAAATGCGATGATGAATATAACAAAGTCGCATTCTCCTTCAATTCCAAAATAAAGCAGAAGTTGGCAGTCCTAAATGCATCACTAGCAATGCAAACTGCATACATCGACATATATAGAGTCATAGCAAGTGCCATACATAGCCCCAAGAAATATG GTTTCGAGGAGACATCAAAGGGATGTTGTGGCTCAGGGCTGATAGAATTTGGCGACACATGCAAGGGCATGAGCACTTGTGCTGATCCAACGAAGTACGTATTCTGGGATGCCATTCATCCAACTCAAAAGATGTATGAATTTATTGCTATTGAGGCTTTGAAGTCTCTTGCAGCGAGTATGAATTGA
- the LOC127808338 gene encoding uncharacterized protein LOC127808338 isoform X3 produces MKAVVQRVASASVEPLQVEGRIVSEIGPGLLVLVGLHDSDIESDADYICRKVLNMRLFPNEKTGKNWDQNVMQRNYSVLLVSQFTLYGILKGNKPDFHVAMSPDRAKPFYASLVDKFRTSYNPNAVKDGIFGAMMKVNLVNDGPVTMQLDSSQPTNSK; encoded by the exons ATGAAAGCCGTAGTTCAGCGAGTCGCCTCTGCCAGCGTTGAG CCCTTGCAGGTGGAGGGTCGTATCGTGTCGGAGATCGGACCGGGCCTCCTCGTCCTTGTTGGACTTCACGACTCGGACATTGAATCCGATGCTGACTACATTTGTCGAAAAGTGTTGAACATGAGATTGTTCCCAAATGAGAAAACTGGAAAAAATTGGGACCAAAAT GTAATGCAGAGGAATTATAGTGTTCTACTAG TGAGTCAGTTTACATTGTATGGGATTTTGAAGGGTAACAAGCCAGATTTTCATGTGGCAATGTCACCAGACAGAGCAAAGCCCTTTTATGCTTCTTTAGTTGATAAGTTCCGGACATCCTACAACCCTAATGCAGTAAAAG ATGGTATATTTGGAGCAATGATGAAG GTCAATTTGGTTAATGATGGTCCAGTCACAATGCAGCTTGACTCATCCCAACCCACCAACTCCAAGTGA
- the LOC127807973 gene encoding uncharacterized protein LOC127807973 produces MMQGLLTKGTSRRALSALGNKFVNASCSSFLQKQYFITSSLHGEVIKCQKQAIPGDFLKWGSLGFCRTSRFATGFTPLQPKPLDSIIDIERANNQSPEDLATIWDDYHIGRGHIGTSMKAKLYRLLEQRAVHCRYFVIPLWKGSGYTTMFVQAQMPHMLFTGLEDYKARGTQAAPYLTVSYYTEFAETKDLVLIRGDIVFTSKLTDSEAKWLLETAQSFYLNDVRYKLVERFNRETQEFEFKDVLRALDMPIL; encoded by the exons ATGATGCAGGGTTTATTAACCAAAGGCACTTCACGGAGGGCGTTATCCGCTTTGGGAAATAAATTTGTCAACGCTTCATGTTCTTCTTTCCTGCAAAAACAATATTTCATCACGTCTTCATTGCATGGAGAAGTCATCAAATGTCAAAAACAAGCTATTCCTGGTGATTTTTTGAAATGGGGTTCCCTTGGTTTCTGTAGAACCTCAAGGTTTGCCACTGGATTCACTCCACTGCAACCTAAGCCATTGGATTCAATTATTGACATTGAAAGGGCTAATAATCAATCACCCGAGGACCTTGCCACCATTTGGGATGAT TATCACATTGGTAGAGGTCATATTGGTACTTCTATGAAAGCAAAATTGTATCGTCTCTTGGAACAAAGGGCAGTACATTG CCGGTACTTTGTCATTCCTTTGTGGAAAGGAAGTGGTTATACAACAATGTTTGTTCAAG CCCAGATGCCACACATGCTGTTTACTGGCCTTGAAGATTACAAAGCTAGAGGAACCCAAGCTGCACCCTATCTCACTGTTTCTTATTACACAGAATTTGCTGAAACCAAGGATTTGGTGCTTATTCGAGGCGACATTGTGTTCACCAGCAAGCTTACTGACTCTGAGGCAAAATGGCTTCTGGAGACTGCACAATCCTTCTACTTGAATGATGTAAGGTACAAGTTGGTCGAACGGTTCAACAGAGAGACACAGGAATTCGAGTTCAAGGATGTCTTGCGAGCATTGGACATGCCCATCTTGTAG
- the LOC127808338 gene encoding uncharacterized protein LOC127808338 isoform X1 produces MKAVVQRVASASVEPLQVEGRIVSEIGPGLLVLVGLHDSDIESDADYICRKVLNMRLFPNEKTGKNWDQNVMQRNYSVLLVSQFTLYGILKGNKPDFHVAMSPDRAKPFYASLVDKFRTSYNPNAVKDGIFGAMMKVNLVNDGPVTMQLDSSQPTNSKTANGAVE; encoded by the exons ATGAAAGCCGTAGTTCAGCGAGTCGCCTCTGCCAGCGTTGAG CCCTTGCAGGTGGAGGGTCGTATCGTGTCGGAGATCGGACCGGGCCTCCTCGTCCTTGTTGGACTTCACGACTCGGACATTGAATCCGATGCTGACTACATTTGTCGAAAAGTGTTGAACATGAGATTGTTCCCAAATGAGAAAACTGGAAAAAATTGGGACCAAAAT GTAATGCAGAGGAATTATAGTGTTCTACTAG TGAGTCAGTTTACATTGTATGGGATTTTGAAGGGTAACAAGCCAGATTTTCATGTGGCAATGTCACCAGACAGAGCAAAGCCCTTTTATGCTTCTTTAGTTGATAAGTTCCGGACATCCTACAACCCTAATGCAGTAAAAG ATGGTATATTTGGAGCAATGATGAAG GTCAATTTGGTTAATGATGGTCCAGTCACAATGCAGCTTGACTCATCCCAACCCACCAACTCCAA GACTGCAAATGGTGCTGTTGAATAA
- the LOC127808338 gene encoding uncharacterized protein LOC127808338 isoform X4 produces MKAVVQRVASASVEVEGRIVSEIGPGLLVLVGLHDSDIESDADYICRKVLNMRLFPNEKTGKNWDQNVMQRNYSVLLVSQFTLYGILKGNKPDFHVAMSPDRAKPFYASLVDKFRTSYNPNAVKDGIFGAMMKVNLVNDGPVTMQLDSSQPTNSK; encoded by the exons ATGAAAGCCGTAGTTCAGCGAGTCGCCTCTGCCAGCGTTGAG GTGGAGGGTCGTATCGTGTCGGAGATCGGACCGGGCCTCCTCGTCCTTGTTGGACTTCACGACTCGGACATTGAATCCGATGCTGACTACATTTGTCGAAAAGTGTTGAACATGAGATTGTTCCCAAATGAGAAAACTGGAAAAAATTGGGACCAAAAT GTAATGCAGAGGAATTATAGTGTTCTACTAG TGAGTCAGTTTACATTGTATGGGATTTTGAAGGGTAACAAGCCAGATTTTCATGTGGCAATGTCACCAGACAGAGCAAAGCCCTTTTATGCTTCTTTAGTTGATAAGTTCCGGACATCCTACAACCCTAATGCAGTAAAAG ATGGTATATTTGGAGCAATGATGAAG GTCAATTTGGTTAATGATGGTCCAGTCACAATGCAGCTTGACTCATCCCAACCCACCAACTCCAAGTGA
- the LOC127807300 gene encoding GDSL esterase/lipase At5g45960 has product MSSSAQCPHFVLLFLGVLVIVSSRAQAQSPGKVEKPFNNSVPAIFVFGDSTADPGNNNFVSTIFKGNFQPYGRDFPGQVPTGRFTNGRLASDFIASYVGVKEFVAPYLDPTLSIEDLKTGVSFASAGSGFDPLTPQLSNVISLSKQLEYFKEYQKRVEMVIGKKRTKRLIQNAVFLVSAGTNDFVVNYFTVPIRRKTYNLPTYMDFLLQQFHHFMQALSEQGARRIGVAGLPPMGCLPIVITVNSDNAVQHRGCIDFFSSVARQYNFILQTKLDAMQLSLSDSSGLRIVYLDIYQPLSDMIFQTQKFNFTEVNSGCCGTGLLETSFLCNPKSYVCSDASEYVFWDSIHPSERTYKLLFQAVQSSIDFLIKD; this is encoded by the exons ATGAGTTCATCTGCTCAATGCCCCCATTTTGTTCTACTGTTTCTTGGTGTTTTGGTGATTGTTTCATCCAGAGCTCAAGCTCAATCTCCAGGAAAGGTCGAAAAGCCTTTCAACAATTCAGTTCCAGCCATTTTCGTGTTTGGAGACTCAACAGCTGATCCTGGGAACAACAACTTCGTAAGCACCATTTTCAAGGGCAATTTTCAGCCTTACGGGAGAGATTTTCCCGGCCAAGTTCCCACCGGAAGGTTTACTAATGGCCGGCTGGCCAGTGACTTCATTG CTAGTTATGTGGGTGTCAAGGAGTTTGTGGCTCCATATTTGGATCCAACACTTAGCATTGAGGATCTCAAGACTGGAGTTAGCTTCGCCTCAGCTGGATCCGGATTTGACCCTCTCACCCCACAATTAAGT AATGTAATATCACTGTCAAAGCAACTGGAGTACTTCAAAGAGTACCAAAAGCGAGTGGAGATGGTGATAGGGAAGAAAAGAACCAAACGTTTGATACAAAATGCAGTATTCCTGGTTAGTGCTGGCACCAATGACTTTGTTGTCAACTATTTCACTGTCCCAATCCGGCGAAAGACCTACAATCTCCCTACTTACATGGACTTCTTGCTGCAGCAATTCCACCACTTCATGCAG GCTTTGTCGGAACAAGGGGCGAGGAGAATTGGGGTGGCCGGGTTGCCGCCTATGGGGTGCTTGCCTATCGTCATTACCGTTAATTCAGACAATGCAGTTCAACACCGCGGTTGCATTGATTTCTTCTCTTCGGTTGCTCGGCAATACAACTTCATCCTCCAGACAAAGCTGGACGCCATGCAACTTAGCTTATCAGATTCTTCTGGGCTGCGAATTGTTTACTTGGATATATATCAGCCTCTTTCTGACATGATCTTCCAGACCCAGAAGTTCA ACTTTACAGAGGTGAATAGTGGTTGCTGTGGGACTGGATTATTGGAGACATCATTCTTGTGCAACCCAAAATCTTACGTTTGCTCTGATGCATCAGAGTACGTGTTTTGGGACTCTATCCACCCATCTGAGAGGACATACAAGCTCCTCTTCCAGGCTGTTCAATCCAGCATTGATTTCCTCATCAAGGACTAA